A stretch of Palaemon carinicauda isolate YSFRI2023 chromosome 36, ASM3689809v2, whole genome shotgun sequence DNA encodes these proteins:
- the LOC137628470 gene encoding fibrinogen-like protein 1, producing the protein MNDNTGESCTGYKSCNDLYEAGSIYNGIFSICPISTCNQALTYCDMTSDGGKWTVFLSRDKDHTDQELFNRTWDEYKEGFGSCDHEYWLGNEILYNLTNERPQMLRIEGTDGSGNTKWAHYNTFKVASENDNYQVTISGYDPTSTMGDLLTPTQTLANLNTMEFSTLDEDNDNYAGGSCSKRHNNGGGFWYHSCSLIGPTNNAGVQCYYWNTGVAGPVTLKKLKMSIRPV; encoded by the exons GTTGCACAGGGTACAAGTCATGCAATGATCTGTACGAGGCAGGAAGCATCTATAATGGGATATTCAGCATTTGTCCAATTAG CACATGCAACCAAGCGTTGACCTACTGCGACATGACCTCTGATGGCGGGAAGTGGACCGTCTTTCTCTCGCGCGACAAGGATCATACGGATCAGGAGCTCTTCAACAGAACATGGGACGAGTACAAGGAAGGATTCGGGTCCTGCGATCATGAGTATTGGCTCG GTAACGAGATCCTGTACAACCTAACGAACGAAAGACCTCAAATGCTACGAATCGAAGGGACCGACGGAAGTGGCAACACAAAATGGGCCCATTACAATACCTTCAAAGTCGCCAGCGAGAATGACAA CTACCAGGTCACAATATCAGGATATGACCCCACCAGCACTATGGGTGACCTCTTGACCCCAACGCAGACTTTGGCGAATCTGAATACGATGGAATTTTCGACGTtggatgaagataatgataattatg CAGGTGGAAGCTGTTCCAAACGCCACAACAACGGTGGAGGATTCTGGTATCATTCGTGTTCGCTCATCGGCCCCACAAACAACGCAGGTGTCCAGTGTTATTACTGGAACACAGGTGTTGCAGGACCTGTTACCCTGAAGAAACTCAAAATGTCCATACGTCCCGTATAA